The following proteins are encoded in a genomic region of Sorangiineae bacterium MSr12523:
- a CDS encoding extracellular solute-binding protein codes for MALPRFGWVLLVVAGCASASPATEPTSEPLENSPSADLESEDQQLQQLYAEALAEGGELTVYAGGDKPTQQDRTKDAFLAQFPRIRINDVVDLSKVHDARVDNQIAEHHVVADVVQLQTFDDFPRWKRQGALLAYKPVGWSKVFEAVKDRDGYYTGVWFHAFATLAATSLGNDAPVEAGDFLKPEFKDKLVFTYPNDDDAVLFYFKQLTDQYGLDYLKKLIAQNPKFVRGTQDAGDLVRNGTYAAAFGLGGAIIFRPGQTAKFSLPKNSPWVTWAQTAAILKDAPHPAAAKLYMSWVISHANQQNLVRLSAWSTRSDVAPPDGYESIWNYGNSDPRALPAFMSDRASLDRYKALITLYIGDPKGNNPNGDLGLYPGAFD; via the coding sequence GTGGCTCTTCCTAGATTCGGTTGGGTTCTCCTTGTCGTTGCGGGATGCGCGTCAGCGTCGCCGGCAACGGAGCCGACTTCGGAACCGCTGGAAAACTCGCCTTCGGCGGATCTGGAATCCGAGGACCAGCAGCTCCAGCAATTGTACGCCGAAGCCCTTGCCGAGGGGGGCGAGTTGACCGTTTACGCGGGAGGCGACAAGCCTACCCAGCAAGATCGGACCAAGGACGCTTTTCTTGCGCAATTTCCACGCATTCGAATCAATGACGTCGTCGACCTCAGTAAGGTTCACGATGCGCGCGTCGACAATCAAATCGCAGAGCATCACGTCGTCGCCGACGTCGTCCAGCTTCAGACCTTCGATGACTTTCCACGTTGGAAGCGCCAGGGCGCCCTGCTCGCGTACAAGCCTGTCGGTTGGAGTAAGGTTTTCGAGGCGGTCAAGGATAGGGACGGGTATTACACCGGCGTGTGGTTCCACGCGTTCGCGACCCTCGCGGCCACCTCACTCGGAAATGACGCGCCGGTCGAGGCCGGGGATTTCTTGAAGCCCGAGTTCAAAGACAAGCTCGTGTTCACGTATCCCAACGACGATGATGCCGTTCTGTTCTATTTCAAGCAGCTTACGGACCAATACGGCTTGGATTACTTGAAAAAGCTCATTGCGCAGAATCCGAAGTTCGTTCGCGGCACTCAAGACGCGGGTGACCTGGTTCGCAATGGCACGTATGCGGCGGCCTTCGGCTTGGGCGGAGCCATCATCTTTCGGCCCGGCCAAACCGCTAAATTTTCACTTCCCAAGAACAGCCCGTGGGTCACCTGGGCACAGACGGCCGCCATTCTCAAGGACGCACCGCATCCAGCTGCTGCCAAGCTTTACATGAGCTGGGTCATCTCGCATGCCAACCAGCAGAACCTCGTCCGGCTGTCGGCATGGAGCACGCGCTCCGACGTCGCGCCGCCCGATGGCTACGAATCCATTTGGAACTATGGAAATTCCGACCCACGAGCACTGCCGGCCTTCATGAGCGACCGCGCGTCGCTCGATCGGTACAAGGCGCTGATCACGCTCTATATTGGCGACCCAAAGGGAAACAATCCCAACGGCGATCTCGGACTGTATCCGGGCGCCTTCGATTGA
- a CDS encoding tetratricopeptide repeat protein codes for MRHLWIIGASPAERLASAEADLSVTCHRRLRGPFTGAGSVLAELVPRIHSRWPEVVHEHRFAILTVAPELVEFTGEVPKTLHMTAPIEERTRYQTGLARRAAHGVVELLVAYARRLGEGTLRLAFDAAHASDATDQEFLAILLRRANPALLQVHVGTNEQPLPTVLAKALATYATSLTVHPSAATPAESSSRSQDVLLRAYIEGHGTSDDPEELAAWSRADPRHRAELHDAAADALSRSGDLGHQLGTIPFHREHGSDPAGAGVRALEFAAQYCAGQGFISAAADLAGRGLALLTPDRQREYCLFMAILALSLRGTDPKEAERILNELRGEYAHPEVHRSTSYSIAMLHAVFYAEKNLSLAKAYAQNALAFAGLVGDARERSFRTSFLRNALALIEMRLGNRAEALRLVTSAIEILVEELPEDAYRQHHSVLHHNRAKVYQLLGMLEAAERDLNDAIALDPYFPEFRYDRGNLARLRGDDAAAVGDYEAAMALSAPILEAYYSRGDVRASTGDAHGAIADFGYVLELEPDHLDARINRAALLFEAGDLDGAAEDVAHGLAADPRNAHLLCTRGQIAMEREEHEVARTSFAEALAMAPDLSAALVGSAVLDFTEHDFDAAVAKLTRALELAGDDPDLRYNRGLANQAAGRFDAAIEDFEAALRLPEADEAQLRTQIDLCRIELKRVPSSPLTRALSS; via the coding sequence ATGCGGCATCTGTGGATCATCGGCGCTTCGCCGGCTGAGCGCCTGGCATCGGCCGAGGCCGATCTCTCGGTCACCTGTCATCGTCGGCTGCGCGGGCCGTTCACCGGCGCTGGTAGCGTGCTCGCCGAACTCGTGCCGCGCATCCATTCTCGCTGGCCCGAAGTGGTGCACGAGCACCGTTTTGCCATCCTGACCGTCGCGCCGGAATTGGTCGAGTTCACCGGCGAGGTTCCGAAAACGCTGCACATGACGGCCCCCATCGAGGAACGCACCCGATACCAGACCGGGCTGGCACGCAGGGCTGCGCATGGCGTCGTCGAGCTGCTCGTCGCGTACGCGCGGCGACTCGGGGAAGGTACCCTGCGGCTGGCTTTCGATGCCGCTCATGCCTCTGACGCGACCGATCAGGAGTTCCTCGCGATCCTGCTGCGCAGGGCCAATCCGGCCCTGCTGCAAGTGCACGTCGGTACCAACGAGCAGCCGCTTCCCACGGTACTGGCCAAGGCCTTGGCCACGTACGCGACATCGTTGACCGTTCATCCATCGGCGGCGACACCGGCCGAATCGTCATCGCGTTCACAGGACGTGCTGCTGCGCGCGTACATCGAGGGCCACGGCACCAGCGACGATCCCGAGGAGCTGGCCGCATGGTCGCGGGCGGACCCTCGCCATCGTGCCGAATTGCACGACGCCGCTGCCGACGCGCTGAGTCGTAGTGGTGACCTCGGCCACCAGCTCGGAACCATTCCGTTCCATCGCGAACACGGCAGTGATCCGGCCGGCGCCGGCGTGCGGGCATTGGAGTTCGCCGCGCAGTACTGCGCGGGTCAGGGCTTCATCTCGGCGGCGGCCGATCTTGCGGGGCGGGGCCTTGCGCTGCTCACGCCGGATCGTCAGCGGGAGTACTGCCTGTTCATGGCGATTCTCGCGCTGAGCCTGCGCGGGACCGATCCGAAAGAAGCCGAGCGAATTCTCAACGAGCTGCGCGGCGAATATGCGCACCCAGAGGTGCACCGCTCCACCAGCTATTCAATCGCCATGCTGCACGCCGTGTTCTACGCCGAGAAGAACCTCTCGCTCGCCAAGGCGTACGCGCAGAACGCGCTCGCGTTCGCCGGCCTGGTCGGGGATGCTCGGGAGCGGTCTTTCCGGACTTCGTTCCTCCGCAACGCGCTGGCCCTCATCGAGATGCGGCTCGGCAATCGGGCCGAGGCGCTGCGGTTGGTCACATCGGCAATCGAGATTCTCGTCGAGGAGCTGCCCGAGGACGCCTACCGCCAGCATCATTCGGTGCTGCATCACAATCGGGCCAAGGTGTATCAGCTGCTCGGAATGCTCGAAGCGGCCGAGCGGGACCTCAATGACGCAATTGCCCTCGATCCGTACTTTCCCGAGTTCCGTTACGACCGGGGCAACTTGGCCCGGCTGCGCGGAGATGACGCGGCCGCTGTCGGCGACTATGAGGCGGCGATGGCGCTCAGCGCACCGATCCTGGAGGCCTATTACAGTCGAGGGGACGTCCGTGCGAGCACCGGCGATGCCCATGGCGCGATCGCCGACTTCGGGTACGTGCTCGAACTGGAGCCCGATCACCTCGACGCGCGAATCAATCGGGCCGCATTGCTCTTCGAAGCTGGGGATCTCGATGGTGCCGCGGAGGACGTCGCACATGGCCTCGCAGCCGATCCGCGCAACGCTCACCTGTTGTGCACCCGGGGCCAGATCGCCATGGAACGCGAGGAGCACGAGGTGGCCCGGACAAGCTTCGCCGAGGCGCTCGCCATGGCCCCTGACCTGTCCGCCGCGTTGGTTGGCAGCGCGGTACTCGACTTCACGGAGCACGACTTCGACGCCGCCGTGGCCAAACTGACCAGGGCATTGGAGCTGGCCGGCGACGATCCGGATCTGCGCTACAATCGAGGTCTCGCGAATCAGGCCGCAGGCCGATTCGATGCCGCGATCGAGGACTTCGAAGCGGCACTGAGGCTGCCAGAAGCCGACGAGGCCCAGCTGCGCACCCAAATAGACCTCTGCCGCATCGAATTGAAGCGCGTTCCGAGTTCCCCGCTCACTCGGGCCTTGTCGTCGTAG